The Solanum pennellii chromosome 4, SPENNV200 genomic interval GAATTAACTTTAAAAGCCTGAATTTACTTGGTCTTTTCTCGCCCgtattatttctttcttattcaTGAATGAGTTAAAGATGTGATTAGGAGTccatttaaatatatattgcaATATAACTTATAACTACACATGTATAGATACTTAAGAGATTCTAGTTTTATAGGTGAAACCAAGAAACCACATGGCAAGTAGACACCAACTGCCATCACGTAATTCAAATCCAGCTCGAATAGACAACAACCAAATGACACAAAATTCATTGAAATGCAGAAATCCTGTTGGGAGTACCTCAAAAACAAAGAAGTGACTCCAAAAACACCAGGCAATGCTGGGGCTGCAATGGCAAGAAATGCCATCCCTAACCCATAGTACCATGCTGCATTGTCACAACATGATTGTTGCCGCTGATGACCTACAAAGCAAAAAAGTAGGCAGCAACACTGAAGAAATGCACCGACAAATTTAGTAAAATAGAATTCGGTGATCTGGTAAAATGAACGAACCTTTTCCAGGTTCATAATCCAAAGATACAGGATGAGCCGGAAATTGACCAGGTTGATTTGCCGCAACCCTTCCCCACTGATAAACTAAGTGCAAATAACTTCCGAACAAGAGGAAGAAAAGTGTAAATGTCCATTCGTACATAAGGAGGAGACCAGTCCATGGCATTACTTGGCGCGGAATGATTAAAAGTGGAAGACCAAGGGACACAAGAGCAGCAGCAAAACAGACACAGACAGATACCGCACCCAGATAAGTAGGCATCTTCAACTGCATACCATTTGGGAACTGTTTATCATTTTAAGATTATGTGAGAAAAAGCAACATAAATTTATCAATAAGTAAATCAATATTATGGTAGAAATATGGTCATTAATTTCAGCAGCCAAAATATGTCAATATGAAGGCAAGAATTTAAGGCCTCTGCATTCTAAGATAACCAATTTATGAATAGTGAAAGGAAGGTGCAAAACTTAATCAGGATGTTGAAGACTCAACAACTGAGAGGAAGGAGAGATGTACCTGCTGGTTGGAGCTGATGGCAGATGGAGGAACAGAGGCATAAGCTAGGACACCTCCTCTGACCTTGTAGTACATTTGTCTGATATGGTGCCATAGTGATTGTGTCTGCAGAAGCCATcttttagaaatatttcaaatttttgactAATGGCTAAGTAATTAACTCTTTTTAAAATCACCAACCTGTAAGAACGACCGATAGTAACAAAATGCTATCAGAAGCAATGGAAGCAAATAAAGAAATTTGACAAGAAGTTCATCTCTGGAATTTTTGCCGCCTCTAGTTCCAGGTAGAGATTCTTGAAGTTGTACCCTGACATTCTGCAGCATAGGCAAACATAGGAAAGTCACACAATCTTGTATTGGCAAGTACAGAAGTCCTCCTTTTCCACATCTAAAGACATCCTTATCTTCAAGATGGAAAAGAAGAAGacacaaaaaaaagtttttatgaTGGGTGTGGGATAGAACCAGGGAGCATCCTAGTGCAGGAAAAAGACGACCACATTTGGAGAATGCAAAGAGCACTAGCAACAGCTGGAGGAGAGAAGACCAAGAATACCTGCCAGACATCAACAGGTTTTAACAGCCAAGACGTCCACCAATCCCACGGTTTAAGCGGGCCAAGTGTGTAATGAATAACTCGAAGTTCTTTTTCATCCACCATCCACTGCAGATACATCAATTATGAAAAGATAAAGGTCAAAACAAGGAAGCAAATTTAATGCACTTCCGAAAATATCTATTGCAAACAATTGCCTATGTTCATCTAATATGAAACCTTCTCATTTGTTTCAGCAGGAAAATACTTCCCGTAATCCAAGaaaatcttctcttttttttctggGATATGGTACACGCCCCATGGCAAGACCAACGAGTTCAGTCCTCCAAAGAAAACAAGAGTCAGACAATGATCCATTCCCACTTTATGGTTTGAGGTGGAAGGTACCAAGCATTAGGCTTTTCCTCCCTTATCTCTGGCCATCCAAAATATCTTCATTGACTACCTTCTATTAATACCATGCACATTTAGCAGCACGTTCTCCTAAATAGTTTGTGCAGCTTTCTCTAAAATTCCTCTTTCCATGGAAAGACTATTCTATGGATAAAATATATAGTATGAACCAATCAAATTTCACTAATTGTTGATAACTAATTGCTATAGCCTATACTACAGCAGCATATTTCAATCCCATGAAAGtcaactttttcttcttttcctatATTAACAAAAATGGCAGCTTTAATCCTTCCTTTTAAGAGTAAAGGGGCAGGCTGGTGCATTAACGCTCCCGCAGTGTGCGGGGTCCAGGAAAGCACTAAAGCTTGCCCAAGAGTGTAAAAACTAACTGTATTTGGTCCATATTTCATCAAATGCTAAAGCCTACACACCACAAACCAACCAACTAAAAACACACTCAAAGAAAGGACAGTCTCTTGCACCTACACATACCTTGTTAGCAAGCATGTAGAGGCCAACATCTGCATTGTAAAGAGTAGAAAGTCTCTCCATTTCTGGAACCTTTCTGGAATTTAAGACATCTGACGGCAAATTTGGCTCATAAACCTGAGCATTAGCGAACCCAACATAGTAGGAGTTGAGAAAACCTTGATCACCTGTTAGAAGAGAATCAACAACAATTGTCAAACACAAATATTTTCACCATTAGGACAATGGAAAAAACAATCTGTGCAACGAACTATCAGAACTAGTAAAATATCTCACTAAAATTATTAGATGATAAAAGATAAAATCTTTCAATAGAAACATAAGTTGGACTATAGAAAGATGTGATGACAACATATAACCTTAAAACCAAAGCAGTTCACAACTAAACAGTACCTCCAGTGTAAGAAGGCAAAGTGGTCACCTTGCTCATCatatcattaaaaactttttctgaTGGCTCAACCACCATGACTCCAGAATTCAGTCTCtcagaatgttttaaatttgcaCAGAACTTCCCACATTTAAACAGATCTTCAATGCTTTTAACAACAATAGTATCAGCGTCAAGATACACCACTGCCAAAACAAGGGAGAAATGGCAAGAATAAGGTCTACAAGTCAGAAAACCATATACATAATGCTTAGCAGAAAAGAGAACTACAGGAGTAATGAGATATCTGTTTGAAATATTCAGGTAATGAAATAAGCTAGGTCTCTATCTTTCACATACCCATCGCTTTTCCCTTAAACAGCATACACAATAGATGACTTAATTGTACTAAAGCCTAGAGCCTGGTAGAACACGCATAGCCTCAAGAACAAAAAATTACCAGTATAATTGCTCGAGCCACCTATggttacactgggtatgttatTGTTGCTGTTCCAATTGCTCAAGACACATTACATCTAAAGTTTTATGGAAGCCGAACATGGTTCTCTTAATCTTCAGAtatattcaccttttttttttactcttggTACAATTACATACTAGATGTACTTGCAGCTACATCAGTTTTTAAAAAACAGGCTGATAAATGACGTTTGAAGTAAAGGAATATAATTGGAAGAAGAACACTGAAATAACTTAGACCATTTATACAATCCATTATATAACACGATATAGAATTTCGGAAATCATCAAGAAGACAATAAATACATCAAGCCAAAGTTAAGAAACACCTAAGAATATCCAAGGTTCTATTTTACATCCCTTTCTTTCTTTAGCATTTAGGTTGAAGTTTGACACATTGAATTACCTTTCTTGTAAGTGGtcatgttaaatatttttagcttTGTGTAGACGCCCCAAAACCTCTTCGGTCTCACTTGATTTGGGTTTGCCAGTAAGCTAATTTTCTCCACAATCCAACCATCTGCCTGTAAGAAAGAAACCAAACACCAAAACAACCATTTAACAGGAATGTAAGCACCGCCTAGAAATAGCtacataataaacaaaaagatagacaattaatttatgaataaattctACAATAAAGAATAACAGCTAAAACAAAGACTATAATAGGACTTCACCCAGGCAAAGTAAATCACAATTCACGGGTACCACTTTTACGATTTGCTTTTACCGACTGGAAAGAGTGCAAAGTAATTTAGTTTAGGAATAGAAAAAAGAACATATCTTCAAGATAGACCCAGTTTACTAGTTCTAACAATTGAGCAGCACTCGACTTAGATTTTAATATTCACTTATACTAGTCCTAGATCACTAATAAAGCAATTGACTCaacattcatcaatttacacTCTAGAATACCCATGAGGAAGTGAACTTTCTTTTTCtaacaatttatatttatggCTCAGCTTGTGTGTACTTTCACTAATCCACAAGGCAATCAGCTAAAACCCACAATGCAAGTGATGGGAAAAACCTGCTCACGGAAGCTGGATAGATGGGCTTACACACTGAATCACCAGGCTTTTCTCTTATGGCTCAAACACTGAGTCATCCTCTTGGATTCAATACTGAGTTATTCTTAACATGCAAGCACATAAAAAGTTGAACTTATTGGTCCTAAAACAATAACAAATCAGCTAACTTTACATTTCCCAgctcaacaacaataacaaatcaGCTAGCTTTATATTTCccagctcaacaacaacatacctagtggGCTGGGATTGGTAAGATGTATGCAGACCTTACCACTACCTTTAAACGGTAGAGAGATGTCTCTGTAGTTGAATATCCAAAATGGATCCAAATGAAACAGAGCGAAATGGATTCATATAGTTGACCCCAATTAGTTTGGGATCGAGGGGTTTATGTTCTTCTAGTATTACTAAGTATTCCTCAATAAGCAAGCAAATATTGTCCTAGAACAATGACAAATCAACTGCCTTAACAATTCCCAGCTCAAGCTTATAAAAAACTACCATTTCATTTCTATAATGAAGTTATTCCTATAATTGAGTATCCCATACGGATCCAAATGATACAGAACGAAACAATTCATATAGTTGATCCCAACTAGTTTTGGAATCAAGGGGTTTATGTTCTTATAAGCAAACACATAGAAGGCGAAAAAATGAATTCATTAGTCCTAGAACAATAACAATTCAATGGTCTTCACATCTCCCAGCTCAAGCTTATCAAAAAACTATAATTGAGTATCTTATATGGCTCCAaatgaaacaaattaaaataagattcaTATAGCCGACCTCAACTAGTTCGGGATCAAGGGGTTTATGTTCTTGTACTACTATTCAGTATTACTCAAAAATAACTTTGATCAGAGTACAATAAAAACCTACCTGGAGTAGTTGTTTGGCATATTGAGAAACCCCATCAGAGACCAAAACTACCATATCTTTGGTGGATCCAGTATCCCTAATCGACTTGCCAAGTACTCGAACCCCAAGCAAGAACTCATCGCCATACAAAAGGGTCACATATGCTTCATCAGATTTGGAACAATAAGCTCCAATCAAACAATTACACAACAAGAACAAAACCCCAAATCGTAAAAAACTGATTCTCATCACACTACAGTGGAAAAAAAagatcactttttttttctctttttcaaattgaaattgaaaaaggGGATCTATTTCCAACTGGGGTTTTTGAATTCTTCAAAGTTCATatggattcttgaatttttattgCTCCAAAGCAATGTTCATAGTCTTGTTTGTCGTCTCCCTTTTGGTTTTGGCTGTCTTTCTGGAAAATAGGAGTTGTCAACCGTCTCTCAACGTGCTCATGTCATACCAACATATGTTCTTTGGTCAGAAGTCTCGTATTTAAATTtcgatataaaaaaattgaatcgagagtgtgattttttaaaatagactTTATAACGCGTGAATTCGAATGAGACAAtctctaattaggttagggagACTAGAAGAAGCATAATGTTCGTATTAGACATTctctattcatattttttataaaatcgaGTTTTCGTTATACATATTAGTTAGTTATGTAAAaggttttattttaattgtgtatatcaaaaattaattgaaatatacATAAGTTTTTCATTACTAGTGTGTGATTGAAAGCGAGACACATTTTAAGTTGTTAACTTATTTATATAATGAGTGCTTGAGAATATAGACAAtctgtttttaaaattttatattagaaaTGTCTAATATGAACATCTTAtcacatatttaattaaaatatagcaTGATTTAAatgtctaaataaaattaatggaCAAATTTAAAGATTGTAAGGTGTATTTTGCCCAAGTTTTTGgctcaaaataaaatacagCGTGAGCTTTAGAACTAATAGAGTCAAACTCGTTTTGTGAAACTCAAGTGAATAATCCAATTACACAATAAGGTAAAGAAAAATGAgaatgaaaattataatatgagAAATCAAACGctcaataataaaatgaaaatttagatAGCGGATCAATTGAATTGTAGcgatttttattgtaatttaaatttgaatagattAGAAGCGAACCAATTAATTTTACGTGTTTatctaaatatgaaatattattactttACATAAAAGAATAAACTTGATTATCTTTTCAATCGTATTTATCTTAATGGTTAAATCAATAATCGATAAATCAGTAATTAATAAGTCagtatattgattattttattgcGATTTAGCATGTCTACATATTAACAATCGATAAATTTCAAAATCGAACCGAACctaataaagtaaatattagtgactattttttctccaaaaatattactacaactaaatttttaaaaaataaaaccttttttttCCTAAACCTTTACCATTAAATagttttattagttaatttctgaagaaaaaaaaatccatcAAAACCCCCCAATCCCCTAAACCCTTTCTCTTGCGCGTTGTGAACTTCCACCGCAGACGGCTCTAGAATGGGTAAGACGTATGCAGACCTCACAACTACCGTTAAACGGTAGAGAGATGTTTCTATAATTGAAGATCCAAGATGAAACAGAACGAAATGAATTCATATAGTAGTTTTCATttagttacaatttttttagattAGCTCTCTGTTTTTTGTTTGGTTCATGTAGAGAAAAAGATTGAGTTTTAATATGTGATTATACAGAAAATACTACTACTCCACTCATTCTACATGACAACTGATTTGTATTATGCTTCCGTCTCGTATCAATCAGTAAATACCTTAtgtttattttaacaatattatgtgttatatatttatttatcgaTTTGATATAAATACGAATACTTTGATGCCTTAAATTAACCTAATCAttctttttattccttttttaatCTTACTATGCCAAACTTTGGaataaacatatcatttttctaaattaaaaatgaagtttGATCCTTACCTATGTCCTCTAGTCAACACATAACAacaattttgttaaaaaaattaatctttggAGTAATCACCACAAAGACTATATAATGCACTATACAATAGATTTTTTAGATAGTGAAAAACTTCATCTCTATCTCTTCTACTTTTCGTTTTTTTAATCAGATTTAAATTCACTACAGTGTAATTTTACGACGATGAATACTCTATTCACCTCCTTCCAAGATGAAATAAGGAGGACAAATTTATTGGGAGTTTGGTATTTTGTGGTAACAATTTTAACTATTTATGTTACTAAATGGATTTATAGATGGAGAAATCCAAAATGCAATGGAATTCTTCCACCAGGTTCAATGGGATTACCTTTCATTGGGGAAACACTTCAATTGATACTTCCAAGTCACTCTTTGGATCTTCCTCCATTCttgaaaaatagaattaaaaagtAAGTCCACGTTCTTACCGACAGATTCAGAATTTAAACGTTATagttttgaaatgaaaaaattgagtttttgaaaTGTGTTTGTAATTGTATTCATCCGACTAAAAATAGCACTATTGACCCTCCGTTTCAGTTTAAATTTCTTACGTTCTTCTTCTAGTTtgtttcaaaagaatttttctaCCAAAATTGGAAATGaattcattttataattttcactttgtcttaatgaaaagtttttatagtCACACAAATTTCGTAACATAGTATTTAATATCATAAGTTTTATAGCCATACAAATACTTCACATAtttaacatgataatatatttaatgtaaCCTTACACGTGAGGTTTGAAAAGAGTACTATAGTATGATATATACACAGACTGCATTTAAAAACTCGCGATTCAGGTAAAGCATATTCAAATAGTTATTAAAAGAGAATGACTTCACGTAAATTGAAACAGATAAAGTGTTGCTTTGtactttaatttgtttattacattaatatgataattttttttcttacttatttcaGATATGGACAAATGTTTAAAACAAATATAGCAGGAAGGCCAGTGATTATAAGTGCTGATCCAgaatttaatagttttattcTTAAACAAGATGGTAAATTAGTGGAAACATGGTCATTAGACACTTTTGCTGAAGTATTTGAACAAAATACAcattcttcaagaaaatatacaagaaatttGACATTAAATCATTTTGGTGTGGAGGCATTAAAGGATAAATTACTTCCTCAAAtggaaaattttattaatttggttCTTCAAAAGTGGTCAACTCATGAGTCTCTTGAAGTAAAAAGTGCAGCCATTAAAGTAAGTAAATTCcaaaactttatttattatatgttttgttttttgaagttgtgttagaaaattacaaaaatgatTTGTTACACATCTAGACagtttaacttatttttaattgcGTCTCGTGGATAATCAATGCTGATGTGACACATGTCAGAGGTGTTTGgatgattattttttgtaagtTGAAGTGTTCAACTGGCACAATCGAGACGAGTTGATCTGTCTAGATGTGCATACTCTAGAACAACTAAACACTCCAACTTTGAGAATATACATCTAAACACCTCAACTGATTCTCACAATTGTCTCGTCactataaaaaattgaattacatGGGCAATAGTATGAAAATTCGCATTAAACTTTTTTTCCTGTATATTTTCATTACTAATTTCTAAGAAAATCTTCATGTAATTCAGAGTTCTCTTGTAGTGCGTGTACATGTATCGATGACGTGATACATAAATTTTTGAGGTGTTCTAGCTAGATGATTATTTTGAAAGCTGGAGTGTTTAACTAACATAATAATACATACGAGTTGAGGTATGTAgatgtacatatatatacgATATGTTAAGAGCGTTTAGTCAGTtaacatcaaattaaaatatctatgtattattattatttttaatttaatggaAACACATTTTGAGgtgcattttttttttacaatttttttggtcTATTTATGATGTttgacatatatattttttttctatttctaataATGCAGATGACAGTAGATTTTGCTGCAAAACAAATTTTCAGTGgtgatcttgaaaatgcaccatttaaTATAAGTGACATGTTTAGAGACTTAGTAGAAGGTTTAATGTCATTCCCAATTAATCTTCCTGGAACTTCTCATCATAAATGTTTAAaggtattaaaaaaaataatatttatttcaatcatTCTAACAAAAAGAACAACTTATCAGCTAATTCAGACGGACTCTGATGCAGATTCACAAAAAAGTACGTGAAACAATGAGAGACGTACTGAAAAAAAGAATCGAGTCATCTACGAAAAAACGCGAAGGAGAGGAAGACCTAGTTGATCATCTTCTAAAAGACATGGATTCTCAGAAATTTTTAACACAAGATTACATAGTTCAAATGATGTTTGGTTTGTTATTTGTTACTTCTGATTCTATTTCAACTACATTAGCTTTGTCTTTCAAGTTGCTTGTTGAACATCATCATGTCCTAGAGGAATTAATAgtaagtattttaaattttacttattataAACAGTTATTCTTTTACGCGATccgattttatattttaaaaattatacaatttaggttGAGCATGActtaattttgaagaataaaGAGAATTTGGATGCTCCTCTCACTTGGAATGACTATAAATCCATGACGTTTACGCTTCAGGTTTGTTCTATACTTATAACATAACGAGTTTAATTTCTATATGTTGACGACGatgtaaaatttttatagtaTTAAACTATTCAAAAGGAAAAtcatcaaatataatttaagttatatttgtttgatttaatttataaagaTATTTGACACTatcaatgattatttttttttatattatcagtAGATTTTCCTATAATTATCTTATAATTATAGTGTggctaatatttttttcctttcttattttatcatatgtataaatatactatatagGTTATTAATGAAGTTCTAAGATTGGGAAATATTGCACCTGGATTATTTCGTCGAGCATTAAAGGATATTCCAATTAACGGTATGatatatgtcaaaaaaaaaaaaattaagatcaaaaatatgttaaatacgatagaaatattttacaaaaagtAAGTCATTTTCTGacaataataaatgaaaaaatgtatcattcacatttagggtgtgtttggtacgaaggaaaatgtttttcatggaaaatgtttttttggaaaacaagtagattttggacttattttctcatgtttggttggtgagtagaaaatatttttcgaaaataatttttactgtttgatttatgtatgaaaaatatttttgagagacatcttttatttttactagagtagaaaataatttatgaaattgaaaaaaaaattaaaaacaattttttttggggtaGTGGTGGTGGGGCCGGGGGAGGGGGtagaagtgaaaaaaataaaaatttgaagtttatagtattttaaaaaaacaaaattaatttttttttggNNNNNNNNNNNNNNNNNNNNNNNNNNNNNNNNNNNNNNNNNNNNNNNNNNNNNNNNNNNNNNNNNNNNNNNNNNNNNNNNNNNNNNNNNNNNNNNNNNNNNNNNNNNNNNNNNNNNNNNNNNNNNNNNNNNNNNNNNNNNNNNNNNNNNNNNNNNNNNNNNNNNNNNNNNNNNNNNNNNNNNNNNNNNNNNNNNNNNNNNNNNNNNNNNNNNNNNNNNNNNNNNNNNNNNNNNNNNNNNNNNNNNNNNNNNNNNNNNNNNNNNNNNNNNNNNNNNNNNNNNNNNNNNNNNNNNNNNNNNNNNNNNNNNNNNNNNNNNNNGGGGAGGTAGGTaggaatttaaaaataaaaatttgaagttgaaaatatttttaaaaagcaaaattgTGGGCAGGGACCAGAGATcgagtaaaaaaataaaattttgaaaatgaaaatattttttttaaaattgttgtttttccggaaaaaaaaatgtaatttaaaattggaggatagttttggaaaatattttccttaatttttgaatggAAGTCgttttcctcaatttgaaaaacatttttcaaaacttttgtcccaaccaaacatgagaaattagaaaatattttccttcataccaaacacactcttaagCTTCAAATTCTGAAATcgaaatcaaaataaaaaactttgaattattttttttaactttgtttatttattatttaggaTATACAATTCCAGCAGGATGGGTAATTATGATTGCAACTGCTGCTCTTCATTTAAATTCAGATCAATTTGAGGATCCCCTTTCATTTAATCCATGGAGATggaaggtatatatatatatattaaaatatatttatttaacaactagtaaaattataaaataaaatcctaaattaatatatttatgttttttttaatttatgaattttttttaaggaaattCAGTTGAGTGGCGGAGCTAAAAATTTCATGCCGTTTGGATATGGAATGAAGCAATGTGCTGGTGCAGAATATAGCAGGGTCTTTTTAGCCACTTTCCTACATGTTTTAGTCACTAAATATAGGTACttaattacattattatttatgaaatttaattatatatattgactgtgtaaatatttttatgttatttaagtaactaagttatatatatagacaatataaagatatttttatcgAAATTGTTTTTGCTAGGAACATTTTATACACATAGTAGACATTTTACGTATATTGtttgaattcttcaaaaatatgttattgttgaatccttcaaaaataatacatttttcagATAATCCGATATAAAAACATGTATAAAAACACCTAAGTATCAATTGTTATGGTATATTGTTGAAcctatcatatcatatcatataagttTTATTATCGTTTTTCTTGGTTAATAATTAAGGAATTTATCTAAATCCCGCTAGTTTAGGGGCTAATTACTTAGATACATTGTAGTTTAGGATATCACATATCTTATCAGATTTTGGTGCATCCATATGTGTCCATATACCTGTATCTCAT includes:
- the LOC107015795 gene encoding inositol phosphorylceramide glucuronosyltransferase 1-like isoform X2, which translates into the protein MRISFLRFGVLFLLCNCLIGAYCSKSDEAYVTLLYGDEFLLGVRVLGKSIRDTGSTKDMVVLVSDGVSQYAKQLLQADGWIVEKISLLANPNQVRPKRFWGVYTKLKIFNMTTYKKVVYLDADTIVVKSIEDLFKCGKFCANLKHSERLNSGVMVVEPSEKVFNDMMSKVTTLPSYTGGDQGFLNSYYVGFANAQVYEPNLPSDVLNSRKVPEMERLSTLYNADVGLYMLANKWMVDEKELRVIHYTLGPLKPWDWWTSWLLKPVDVWQNVRVQLQESLPGTRGGKNSRDELLVKFLYLLPLLLIAFCYYRSFLQTQSLWHHIRQMYYKVRGGVLAYASVPPSAISSNQQLKMPTYLGAVSVCVCFAAALVSLGLPLLIIPRQVMPWTGLLLMYEWTFTLFFLLFGSYLHLVYQWGRVAANQPGQFPAHPVSLDYEPGKGHQRQQSCCDNAAWYYGLGMAFLAIAAPALPGVFGVTSLFLRLGLMVLGGLILTSFMTYASEHLSIRSFARGFEERNTPRSRSVCFLC
- the LOC107015795 gene encoding inositol phosphorylceramide glucuronosyltransferase 1-like isoform X1 yields the protein MRISFLRFGVLFLLCNCLIGAYCSKSDEAYVTLLYGDEFLLGVRVLGKSIRDTGSTKDMVVLVSDGVSQYAKQLLQADGWIVEKISLLANPNQVRPKRFWGVYTKLKIFNMTTYKKVVYLDADTIVVKSIEDLFKCGKFCANLKHSERLNSGVMVVEPSEKVFNDMMSKVTTLPSYTGGDQGFLNSYYVGFANAQVYEPNLPSDVLNSRKVPEMERLSTLYNADVGLYMLANKWMVDEKELRVIHYTLGPLKPWDWWTSWLLKPVDVWQNVRVQLQESLPGTRGGKNSRDELLVKFLYLLPLLLIAFCYYRSFLQTQSLWHHIRQMYYKVRGGVLAYASVPPSAISSNQQFPNGMQLKMPTYLGAVSVCVCFAAALVSLGLPLLIIPRQVMPWTGLLLMYEWTFTLFFLLFGSYLHLVYQWGRVAANQPGQFPAHPVSLDYEPGKGHQRQQSCCDNAAWYYGLGMAFLAIAAPALPGVFGVTSLFLRLGLMVLGGLILTSFMTYASEHLSIRSFARGFEERNTPRSRSVCFLC
- the LOC107016417 gene encoding cytochrome P450 87A3-like, which translates into the protein MGKTYADLTTTVKRWRNPKCNGILPPGSMGLPFIGETLQLILPSHSLDLPPFLKNRIKKYGQMFKTNIAGRPVIISADPEFNSFILKQDGKLVETWSLDTFAEMTVDFAAKQIFSGDLENAPFNISDMFRDLVEGLMSFPINLPGTSHHKCLKIHKKVRETMRDVLKKRIESSTKKREGEEDLVDHLLKDMDSQKFLTQDYIVQMMFGLLFVTSDSISTTLALSFKLLVEHHHVLEELIVEHDLILKNKENLDAPLTWNDYKSMTFTLQVINEVLRLGNIAPGLFRRALKDIPINGYTIPAGWVIMIATAALHLNSDQFEDPLSFNPWRWKEIQLSGGAKNFMPFGYGMKQCAGAEYSRVFLATFLHVLVTKYRWTMVKGGKIIRAPIIRFPDGFHFNISQKNQ